One Bacteroidales bacterium genomic window, TAATCCAATGGATGAATTAGTCAGCAGGTGGATATTTTGTTGCATACTGGCAAATGAAGTCTTCGCGATCCAGTCATCAGGAAGCAGGTAACGAACCGAAACCCTGGGTTGCAATGAATGATAAAACTTCTTGTCTACCAGGAAAGATGAATAATGTAAACCGAAGTTAGCTTTAAGCCGCTCATTAAATTGGTAGTCATCCTCAAAGTAAATGCCTGTTTCCAAAGCCCGGACTGGATTTGGGCCAGATGTGCTATCATTAATATTCGTATTGGATTCCTCAATATTAACGGTATTCACACCGGGTTGGAAAGTATGAAAAGTGGAAAGTAACCCAAATTTGATGAAATGTGAAGGATTAGGCATATAATCTATATCCGCCTTTATCGCGAAATCCCTGATCCCCGACAGATATCGGATTGAATACATTTTAGTGGTGGTCGATGTATCTGTAACCACGATGGATTCCTGGAAGTCTTTAACCGTGAAATTATAGTTACTGTATGTGAATGCAAGGTTCCCAAACGTTTTTTCATTGATCTGGTGATTCCATTTCGCTGAGGATGTCAGGTTTCCCCACGAAAGTGACGATTTACTCTGTTCCTTATAAATCACACCATCATAAAGGTATTCATAAGGAAGTACGTCATTATAATACTCATCTTTACCATTATAAACACTCAGGTATAGCCTGTCTTTCTCCGAAATAATATGGTTGACCTTTGCATTCAGGTCATAGAAAAAGAGTCCGTTCTTGTTATACTCAGTAGTAACTCCTCTAACAATGGGCTGGGCCAGGTAATCGATATAAGTTCTTCGTCCCGTTACAATGAACGATGTTCTATCTTTCAGGATTGGCCCTTCTACCATAAGCTTGGAGCTGATCAGACCCAGGGATCCTTCGACATTCAGCTTTTTCATATTTCCCTCCTTCATCCTGATATCTACTACTGATGACAATCTTCCACCATACCTTGCCGGAAATCCACCTTTTATAAGTTCGACATTCTTAATTGCATCAGCATTGAAAATGGAGAAAAATCCCAATAAATGCCCGGCATTATAAACAGGGGCATCATCAAGAAGAATGAGGTTTTGATCAGGGCCACCACCTCTGACATAGAGTGCGCTGCTTCCTTCAGTTCCTGATTGAACCCCGGGTAAAAGCTGAAGCGACTTCAAAATATCAGTTTCCCCCATAAACGATGGCAGGCTTTTCATTTGCTGAATCGGGATGTTAATACTGCTCATTCGGGAGGATTGTTCCAGTAATTCGCTGCCTGATGCAGTAATATCTACCTGTTGGAGAGTGAGCGACGATTTGAGGAGAACCATCAAGTTCATGTTGCCATTCAGATTGATTTCTTCAAATTTTGTTGAGTACCCTATATAGCTGAAACGCAGGAGATGGTTTCCGGCAGGAAGAGTGATGCTGAAAAAACCATAGGCATTGGTAGAAGTGCCTTTAAGACTGGCTTTTTCAAAAATATTGGCACCTGGTAATACTTCCATACTCGCTGTATCCTTGATATAACCACTAATGGTAAAGGATTGTGCCGATAAAAGCAGGATATTAAGCAGAAAGATGATGACTAGGAGAAGCCTGGTGAATACCTGCATAAACTAAAGTATAATGTACGAATGAAAAGTTATTGTTCAAACGGTTTAAATGTAAAGATATTATGAGGTGAGTTAGATATATTAATGATTTTTAACTAATCATAGTCCCTTATTTCACGGGGGAGTAGCACATTTATTTTGTTGATTATTTCTGTAAAACTTCTTTATGAAAAAGGGAAGAAGAGCAGAGGCATCCATTAATTTTGCATTCCGATTGGAATCTTATGAAGATAATCTCCTATAATGTCAACGGTATCCGGGCTGCAATCGGCAAAGGACTAATTGAATGGATAAAGTCTGCTGATGCTGATATTGTCTGTTTCCAGGAGATAAAAGCCCAGGTTGATCAGATACCGATCCTTGAATTTGAAGCCCTTGGGTACCAAACTTATTGGTTTCCTGCTCAGAAAAAGGGTTATAGTGGCGTTGGAATATTGACCCGTAAACAGCCGGATCGCGTTTTGTATGGCATTGAACATCCCCTTTATGATTTTGAAGGACGATTTCTGAGGGCTGGATTTTGGGGATATTAGTGTTATTTCGGTTTATCATCCATCCGGTACAACAGGTGAACATCGCCAATCCTTTAAAATGGAATGGCTGGATTATTTCCTGAAATATACCATTGAGCTCCTTAAAACACGACCAAATCTCATCATTTCCGGGGATTATAACATTTGTCATAAGGCCATCGATATCCACGACCCTATACGCAATGCTACCAACAGCGGATTTCTCCCTGAAGAACGTGCCTGGGTGACCACATTCCTTAATGTCGGATTCATCGACTCATTCAGGTATTTTATCAAAGAACCTCATCATTATTCCTGGTGGAGTTATAGGGTAAATGCCAGGGAAAGGAATCTGGGCTGGCGTATTGATTATCATATGGTCAGCGACCCACTTGAAAACCGAATGAAACGT contains:
- a CDS encoding TonB-dependent receptor, coding for MQVFTRLLLVIIFLLNILLLSAQSFTISGYIKDTASMEVLPGANIFEKASLKGTSTNAYGFFSITLPAGNHLLRFSYIGYSTKFEEINLNGNMNLMVLLKSSLTLQQVDITASGSELLEQSSRMSSINIPIQQMKSLPSFMGETDILKSLQLLPGVQSGTEGSSALYVRGGGPDQNLILLDDAPVYNAGHLLGFFSIFNADAIKNVELIKGGFPARYGGRLSSVVDIRMKEGNMKKLNVEGSLGLISSKLMVEGPILKDRTSFIVTGRRTYIDYLAQPIVRGVTTEYNKNGLFFYDLNAKVNHIISEKDRLYLSVYNGKDEYYNDVLPYEYLYDGVIYKEQSKSSLSWGNLTSSAKWNHQINEKTFGNLAFTYSNYNFTVKDFQESIVVTDTSTTTKMYSIRYLSGIRDFAIKADIDYMPNPSHFIKFGLLSTFHTFQPGVNTVNIEESNTNINDSTSGPNPVRALETGIYFEDDYQFNERLKANFGLHYSSFLVDKKFYHSLQPRVSVRYLLPDDWIAKTSFASMQQNIHLLTNSSIGLPTDLWVPSTSSIKPQQSKQVAAGISRTFRRNYLVSVEGYYKWMNHIIEYTEGATYLNSNSNWEEKVTSGKGNSYGMEILLQKKEGRTKGWIGYTLSWSNRTFPDINYGETFPYKFDRRHDISIVLMHKLDDKWDFSAEWVYGTGNAVTLATIKFPGPDGWEIQTFDKRNSYRAADYHRLDVSFTRSKETKWGTSSWNLGMYNVYNRKNPFYYYFGTDSRGSKALKRVSLFQMIPSVSYTFRFSIPKNK